One genomic window of Mucilaginibacter sp. SJ includes the following:
- a CDS encoding copper homeostasis protein CutC gives MQVSLEVCANSVTSALAAQEGGAVRVELCENLKDGGTTPSHGTILMARSLLHIKLYVLIRPRGGDFLYNDMEYKLMMADIRYCIDAGCDGVVIGILKEDGSIDIERCTEMVRLARQWGLGVTFHRAFDMCADQHKALEEIIEMGCERILTSGGKSTAIEGASNLNRLIEQAAGRISIMPGSGVSEVNVADLIHFTGATEVHSSARIKIASKMKFHNDHILMSNEAGDEYSIDVTGVDRVRELIRLANS, from the coding sequence ATGCAAGTATCGCTCGAAGTTTGTGCTAATTCGGTAACATCGGCCCTGGCGGCCCAGGAGGGCGGCGCTGTGCGTGTTGAACTTTGCGAAAATTTGAAGGATGGCGGCACCACCCCATCTCACGGTACGATATTAATGGCCCGCAGCCTGCTCCATATCAAGCTGTATGTGCTCATCCGTCCGCGCGGCGGCGATTTTTTGTACAATGATATGGAGTACAAGCTCATGATGGCCGATATCAGATATTGTATTGATGCCGGTTGCGACGGTGTTGTAATAGGTATTCTTAAAGAAGATGGCTCCATCGATATAGAACGCTGTACCGAAATGGTACGCCTTGCCCGGCAATGGGGCCTGGGTGTAACTTTTCACCGGGCTTTCGATATGTGTGCCGATCAGCATAAAGCACTTGAAGAAATTATTGAGATGGGCTGCGAACGGATCCTGACCTCGGGTGGTAAAAGCACAGCTATTGAAGGTGCCAGCAATTTAAACCGCCTTATTGAGCAGGCGGCAGGCCGTATCAGTATTATGCCCGGAAGCGGCGTAAGCGAAGTTAACGTAGCCGACCTGATCCATTTTACCGGCGCTACCGAAGTACACTCATCGGCAAGGATAAAAATTGCCAGTAAAATGAAGTTTCATAACGATCATATACTCATGAGCAACGAAGCCGGCGACGAATACAGTATTGATGTAACAGGAGTTGACCGGGTTAGGGAATTGATTCGGTTGGCGAATAGTTAA
- a CDS encoding EVE domain-containing protein codes for MKHWIIVVSKDHIGRGISGGFIQANHGKLAPLKRMEVGDWVAVYSPKQKMNGNEPLQAFTAIGQVRDEDIYQKQMAIDFIPYRRNVNYYECAEVPIAPMIEELDFITNKKAWGYNFRFGFFEVPDADFKKIKEQMITAKQPLLNKATLWKN; via the coding sequence ATGAAACATTGGATAATAGTAGTATCAAAAGATCACATTGGCCGTGGCATTTCCGGGGGATTTATTCAGGCCAATCATGGTAAACTGGCGCCGCTTAAACGTATGGAAGTTGGCGACTGGGTGGCGGTGTATTCGCCTAAACAAAAGATGAACGGCAATGAGCCTTTGCAGGCTTTTACAGCCATTGGTCAGGTGCGTGACGAGGATATTTATCAGAAGCAAATGGCTATTGATTTTATCCCATACCGCCGCAATGTAAATTACTACGAATGTGCCGAAGTTCCGATAGCCCCGATGATTGAAGAGCTTGATTTTATCACCAACAAAAAAGCCTGGGGTTACAACTTCAGGTTTGGATTTTTTGAAGTTCCCGACGCAGATTTTAAGAAGATAAAGGAACAAATGATCACTGCAAAACAACCACTATTAAATAAAGCTACGTTATGGAAAAATTAA
- a CDS encoding putative signal transducing protein, whose product MAVQPEEKIITFETYYDVMLAHIIRTKLEGYGIPCFIADENTIGSNPLYNQAVGGIKLKIFERDLERCREILATEGDLHDQDHIEIDDETLNAVICPYCGSTNVRYGSATEKKVHWLTAIISFLLMIFPFYSRKAWHCFNCQRDFE is encoded by the coding sequence ATGGCCGTTCAACCCGAAGAAAAGATCATAACGTTTGAAACCTATTATGATGTGATGCTTGCACATATCATCCGCACCAAACTGGAAGGTTATGGCATTCCCTGCTTTATTGCCGATGAAAACACTATTGGTTCCAATCCTCTTTACAACCAGGCGGTGGGCGGCATTAAACTTAAAATATTTGAGCGCGACCTGGAGCGTTGCCGTGAAATCTTAGCTACTGAAGGCGACCTCCATGACCAGGACCATATTGAAATTGACGACGAAACGCTTAATGCCGTAATTTGCCCTTATTGCGGCTCAACCAATGTTCGCTACGGCTCTGCAACCGAAAAGAAGGTTCATTGGCTTACAGCCATCATCTCCTTTTTATTGATGATATTCCCTTTTTATAGCCGTAAAGCATGGCATTGCTTTAATTGCCAGCGGGATTTTGAATAG
- a CDS encoding SRPBCC family protein, which yields MEKLTVNVQVKFKAPMAKVWQGLTDPAMVKKYFFGTDLKSSWRVGEPIKFSGEWNGKKYEDHGTILDIDPGAFVKYNYWSSMSGTEDKPENYANITYNLTENNGETELTITQDNVKNEEAKTHSEQNWKGIFEGLKKLVE from the coding sequence ATGGAAAAATTAACAGTAAATGTGCAGGTAAAATTTAAAGCCCCTATGGCTAAAGTTTGGCAAGGCTTGACTGATCCTGCTATGGTAAAAAAATATTTTTTTGGTACCGATCTTAAATCGAGCTGGAGGGTAGGGGAGCCCATAAAATTCAGCGGGGAGTGGAATGGTAAAAAGTATGAAGACCATGGAACCATACTGGACATTGATCCCGGTGCATTTGTGAAATACAATTACTGGAGCAGCATGAGCGGTACCGAAGACAAGCCCGAAAACTACGCCAATATTACCTATAATCTAACCGAGAACAATGGCGAAACCGAGCTTACAATTACCCAGGACAATGTGAAAAATGAGGAAGCCAAAACGCATTCAGAGCAAAATTGGAAAGGGATTTTTGAGGGACTGAAGAAGTTGGTTGAATAA
- a CDS encoding dihydroorotase, which yields MSTILIKAATIVNEHKQYIADVLIKDGLIDRIDSVIDTQADEIINAEGLHLLPGCIDDQVHFREPGLTYKADIYTESRAAVAGGITSFMEMPNTVPNTLTQELLEDKYQIASRNSLANYSFFMGASNNNLDAVLRTDISKVCGIKVFMGSSTGNMLVDDPHTLEKLFAQSPMLIATHCEDEATIKSNLAHYKQLLGENIPVRMHPKIRSAEACYLSSSMAVELAKKHDTRLHILHISTERETHLFSNTIPLKDKRITAEACIHHLWFTDADYETKGNYIKWNPAVKTESDRDGILRAVLDGRIDVIATDHAPHTIEEKEQPYLQAPSGGPLVQHALPAMLELYHHGKISLEQIAEKMAHNVATLFQIEKRGFIREGYWADLVLVDLNKPWNVNKSNILYKCNWSPFEGNTFRSQVAYTLISGNLAYANGSFIEGEAGKRLTFNR from the coding sequence AACGCAGAAGGCCTGCATTTGCTGCCCGGGTGCATCGATGACCAGGTACATTTCCGCGAGCCGGGCCTAACTTATAAGGCCGATATTTATACCGAATCGCGCGCTGCTGTTGCCGGAGGTATCACTTCATTTATGGAGATGCCCAACACTGTTCCCAACACTTTAACGCAGGAACTTTTGGAGGATAAATACCAGATCGCGTCGCGCAATTCGCTGGCTAATTATTCGTTTTTTATGGGCGCGTCTAACAACAATTTAGATGCCGTTTTGCGCACCGATATCAGTAAGGTTTGTGGTATCAAAGTGTTCATGGGATCCTCTACCGGCAACATGCTGGTTGATGACCCTCACACGCTCGAAAAACTGTTTGCACAATCGCCCATGCTCATCGCTACGCACTGCGAAGATGAGGCTACCATCAAGAGCAATCTTGCCCATTACAAACAACTGCTTGGCGAAAATATTCCGGTGCGGATGCATCCAAAAATCAGGAGTGCAGAGGCTTGCTATTTGTCGTCATCAATGGCGGTTGAGCTTGCAAAAAAACACGACACCCGTTTACATATTTTGCACATCTCCACCGAGCGGGAGACACATCTTTTTAGCAACACAATTCCATTAAAAGATAAACGGATTACTGCCGAAGCCTGCATCCATCACTTATGGTTTACCGATGCAGATTATGAAACAAAAGGCAACTATATTAAGTGGAACCCGGCTGTAAAAACAGAGTCAGATCGTGACGGTATTTTACGTGCTGTTTTGGATGGCCGCATTGATGTTATTGCCACCGATCATGCCCCGCATACCATTGAAGAGAAAGAGCAGCCTTACCTGCAGGCGCCATCCGGCGGGCCTTTGGTTCAGCATGCTTTGCCCGCCATGCTTGAACTATATCATCACGGCAAAATAAGCCTCGAGCAAATTGCAGAAAAAATGGCGCATAACGTAGCTACCCTTTTTCAAATAGAAAAACGTGGCTTCATTCGCGAGGGTTATTGGGCCGACCTTGTACTTGTAGATTTAAACAAACCCTGGAACGTAAATAAAAGCAATATCCTGTATAAATGTAACTGGAGCCCGTTTGAAGGCAATACTTTCCGTTCGCAGGTAGCTTATACCTTGATATCGGGAAACCTGGCATATGCGAATGGAAGTTTTATTGAAGGTGAAGCCGGCAAGCGATTGACTTTTAACAGGTAA
- a CDS encoding helix-turn-helix transcriptional regulator — translation MNRIDRISAILIQLQSRRVVKAGDIADRFNISLRTVYRDIKTLEEAGIPLIGEAGVGYSIMDGYRLPPVMFTREEATAFLTAEKFVEKLTDTSTMAQYQSAMYKVRAILKSSEKDALENLDGSIEVLKSHSQKRAGNTDHIQTILDCIVCKKIMCIDYFAAHSQENTKRDVEPVGVFFLDSFWHLIAYCRLRNDYRDFRIDRIKKLMVTDKSYINSKHPTLKDYIDKMASEKQLEQVVIKVDKEIHSYLDHQKYYGGFVSEKTVGNKIEMTFLTISLEGFARWYMTFGDRAEIIKPDTLLQRVREITATIAQKIN, via the coding sequence ATGAACCGCATCGACCGAATATCAGCCATTTTGATCCAACTACAATCACGCAGGGTGGTAAAGGCAGGAGATATTGCCGATAGGTTCAACATTAGCCTGCGTACGGTTTACCGCGATATTAAAACGCTTGAGGAGGCGGGCATCCCGCTCATAGGCGAAGCCGGCGTTGGTTACTCCATTATGGATGGTTACCGCCTGCCCCCGGTAATGTTTACCCGCGAGGAAGCCACCGCTTTTTTAACTGCCGAAAAGTTTGTTGAAAAGCTTACAGATACCTCAACCATGGCACAGTACCAATCGGCCATGTATAAGGTGAGGGCTATTCTTAAATCATCCGAAAAGGATGCCCTGGAAAATCTTGACGGCAGCATTGAAGTACTGAAAAGCCATAGCCAAAAACGCGCCGGAAATACTGATCATATTCAAACTATACTGGATTGTATCGTATGTAAGAAGATCATGTGCATTGACTACTTCGCCGCCCATTCGCAGGAAAATACCAAACGCGATGTAGAGCCGGTCGGCGTTTTTTTTCTGGATAGTTTCTGGCACCTGATAGCTTACTGTCGCCTGCGTAATGATTACCGCGATTTCAGGATCGACCGTATCAAAAAGCTGATGGTAACAGATAAAAGTTATATCAACAGCAAGCACCCTACGCTAAAGGATTATATTGATAAGATGGCCAGCGAAAAGCAGCTTGAACAGGTGGTGATCAAAGTTGACAAGGAGATTCACAGCTATCTTGACCATCAAAAATACTATGGCGGTTTTGTATCTGAGAAAACCGTGGGCAACAAAATTGAGATGACTTTTTTGACCATTTCATTAGAAGGTTTTGCCCGATGGTATATGACCTTTGGCGACCGCGCTGAAATCATTAAACCAGATACACTGCTACAGCGTGTACGGGAGATTACCGCGACCATCGCCCAAAAAATAAATTAA
- a CDS encoding N(4)-(beta-N-acetylglucosaminyl)-L-asparaginase, with translation MYNRRKFIKLSAAGASFAALSKSAIAKTVISKPEGGYPIVISTWDFGIIANKGAWKVLSAGGRALDAIEAGARIPEAEDITNHTVGRTGLPDRDGHVTLDSCIMDEFGNCGSVAAMEDIAHPISVARLVMEKTPHVMLVGEGATQFAVEQGMKKEKLLTPETEKIWKEWLKKAQYSPVMNIENGGKPGNKYNHDTIGMLAIDAKGNISGGCTTSGMAFKLHGRVGDSPIIGAGLYVDNEVGGATSTGVGEEVIRNVGSFLVVELMRQGLSPEDACKEAVNRIIKKKPEIAKKIQVGFLAINKKGEYGAYAIQSGFSYAVCNAQQQDLLIPGKSYYK, from the coding sequence ATGTACAACCGCCGTAAGTTCATTAAATTATCCGCCGCAGGTGCTTCATTTGCAGCGCTTTCTAAATCTGCCATCGCAAAAACTGTCATATCGAAACCCGAGGGCGGTTATCCTATTGTTATCTCTACCTGGGATTTTGGCATTATAGCTAATAAAGGTGCCTGGAAAGTATTATCAGCCGGGGGCCGTGCGCTCGACGCCATTGAAGCCGGCGCCCGCATTCCCGAAGCCGAAGATATTACTAATCATACCGTAGGCCGCACCGGCCTGCCCGACCGTGACGGACACGTAACCCTCGACTCATGTATTATGGATGAGTTTGGCAACTGCGGCTCGGTAGCTGCCATGGAGGATATAGCTCATCCTATTTCAGTAGCCCGCTTGGTGATGGAGAAAACCCCTCACGTAATGCTGGTTGGCGAAGGTGCTACCCAGTTTGCCGTTGAGCAGGGCATGAAAAAAGAAAAACTGCTAACCCCCGAAACAGAAAAGATCTGGAAGGAGTGGCTTAAAAAAGCCCAGTACAGCCCCGTAATGAATATCGAAAACGGCGGCAAGCCGGGCAATAAATACAACCATGATACCATTGGTATGCTGGCTATTGACGCTAAAGGCAATATCTCAGGTGGTTGCACTACCAGCGGTATGGCTTTTAAACTGCATGGCCGTGTTGGCGACAGCCCTATTATAGGCGCAGGCCTTTATGTAGATAATGAAGTTGGCGGTGCTACATCAACCGGTGTTGGCGAAGAGGTGATCCGCAATGTGGGTAGCTTTTTGGTAGTGGAGCTGATGCGCCAGGGCTTATCGCCCGAAGATGCCTGTAAGGAAGCCGTAAACCGCATTATCAAAAAGAAGCCCGAGATAGCTAAAAAAATCCAGGTGGGCTTTTTAGCCATCAACAAAAAAGGTGAATATGGTGCTTACGCCATACAAAGCGGTTTTTCATACGCCGTTTGCAATGCGCAGCAGCAGGATCTGTTAATACCTGGCAAGAGTTATTATAAATAA
- a CDS encoding GyrI-like domain-containing protein produces the protein MDKVTIKGFFLVGISVRTTNQGGQAMKDIAGLWNWFMSEHVLQQVVNRVSDDIYCVYTDYESDKDGFYTAVLGCKVATKDNIPEGLICITVPPGSYNRYVAKGALPQAVGETWHQIWTNDIDRRYMADFDVYGERSQNADNAEVEIFVGVNN, from the coding sequence ATGGATAAAGTAACAATAAAAGGCTTTTTTTTGGTCGGCATTTCGGTGCGCACCACCAATCAGGGTGGCCAGGCGATGAAGGACATTGCCGGGCTCTGGAACTGGTTTATGAGCGAGCATGTTTTACAGCAGGTAGTGAACCGTGTCAGCGATGATATTTATTGTGTTTACACCGACTATGAAAGCGATAAGGATGGCTTTTATACCGCAGTACTGGGTTGTAAGGTAGCTACTAAAGACAATATCCCTGAAGGGCTGATCTGCATTACCGTGCCGCCCGGAAGTTATAACCGGTACGTGGCTAAAGGTGCACTGCCACAGGCAGTAGGAGAAACCTGGCACCAGATCTGGACAAACGATATTGACAGGAGGTATATGGCTGATTTTGATGTTTATGGAGAAAGATCGCAAAATGCTGATAATGCCGAGGTAGAGATTTTTGTTGGGGTGAATAACTAA